In the genome of Halobacterium noricense, one region contains:
- a CDS encoding methyl-accepting chemotaxis protein codes for MTFRGTYESLLWRSIALAGADGSVERKMLTAVGLQFASAVAMGAFALFAGGTVQVAGVAAMLVLSAVAFYNTYLVAKRDFVEPLVALDAAASEIAAGEFEDVDVPDSDRRDEIANLVGSFEEMQANLAAASRQADALARQAFDDPALDEEVPGEFGDSIAAMADSMETYTRELEAKTDELEAQSARLERLVDALSVATEAAQRGDLTATIDAEGLDVGTEHREVVEDFDALVGTLGDTVADIQSFADDVLATSRETDRRVADVAEHSAEVSSSVDEIAAGAAQQTDRLNDVAAEMDTLSASVEEIAASADDVAETAQSAADRGKAGREQVEETIEELHDLREQSRAVAETVASLADAVDRIDGITAVIEDIAEETNVLALNASIEAARTGAEGDGFAVVADEVKTLAAETSDQAGDISALVTEVTEQADEAVAAIDDVNDEVDEKIANAETVLREFDAIVDEVTDVNAAVQEISAATEQGAESTSDVALMVDEVGSVSEETAAEAQTVAAAADEQTAATDEVAERMAALAERTEDLAALLGEFEVLEDAGGGTDGDAGANSDGRTSAAATDGGPSAAFDWGE; via the coding sequence ATGACATTCCGGGGGACGTACGAGTCGCTGCTCTGGCGGTCGATAGCGCTGGCCGGCGCGGACGGGTCGGTCGAGCGGAAGATGCTGACCGCGGTCGGCCTGCAGTTCGCGAGCGCGGTCGCGATGGGGGCGTTCGCCCTGTTCGCGGGCGGAACGGTACAGGTCGCGGGCGTCGCGGCGATGCTGGTGCTGTCGGCGGTCGCGTTCTACAACACGTACCTCGTCGCCAAGCGCGACTTCGTGGAGCCGCTGGTCGCGCTCGACGCGGCGGCCTCCGAGATTGCCGCGGGCGAGTTCGAGGACGTCGACGTCCCGGACAGCGACCGCCGCGACGAAATTGCGAACCTCGTGGGGTCGTTCGAGGAGATGCAGGCGAACCTCGCGGCGGCGTCCCGGCAGGCCGACGCGCTCGCACGACAGGCGTTCGACGACCCCGCGCTCGACGAAGAGGTGCCCGGCGAGTTCGGGGACAGCATCGCGGCGATGGCCGACAGCATGGAGACGTACACGCGCGAGCTGGAGGCGAAGACCGACGAGCTCGAAGCGCAGTCCGCGCGCCTCGAACGGCTCGTGGACGCGCTGTCGGTGGCGACGGAGGCTGCCCAGCGCGGCGACCTGACGGCGACAATCGACGCCGAGGGACTTGACGTCGGCACCGAGCACCGCGAAGTCGTCGAGGACTTCGACGCGCTCGTTGGGACGCTGGGGGACACGGTCGCGGACATCCAGTCGTTCGCCGACGACGTGCTCGCAACGTCCCGGGAGACCGACCGCCGGGTCGCGGACGTCGCCGAGCACAGCGCGGAAGTGAGCAGTTCCGTGGACGAAATTGCGGCGGGCGCCGCCCAGCAGACCGACCGCCTGAACGACGTCGCCGCGGAGATGGACACGCTGTCGGCGTCGGTCGAGGAAATTGCGGCGAGTGCGGACGACGTGGCCGAGACCGCCCAATCCGCGGCCGACCGCGGGAAAGCCGGCCGCGAGCAGGTCGAGGAAACCATCGAGGAACTCCACGACCTCCGCGAGCAGAGCCGTGCAGTCGCGGAGACGGTGGCGTCGCTGGCGGACGCCGTCGACCGCATCGACGGCATCACCGCCGTTATCGAGGACATCGCCGAAGAGACGAACGTGCTCGCGCTGAACGCGTCCATCGAGGCCGCGCGCACGGGCGCCGAGGGCGACGGGTTCGCCGTCGTCGCCGACGAGGTGAAGACGCTCGCGGCGGAAACCAGCGACCAGGCGGGCGACATCTCCGCGCTCGTCACGGAGGTGACGGAGCAGGCCGACGAGGCGGTGGCCGCCATCGACGACGTCAACGACGAGGTCGACGAGAAGATAGCGAACGCCGAGACCGTGCTCCGCGAATTCGACGCCATCGTCGACGAGGTCACGGACGTGAACGCCGCCGTGCAGGAGATTTCGGCGGCGACCGAGCAGGGCGCCGAGTCCACCAGCGACGTCGCGCTGATGGTCGACGAGGTCGGCAGCGTCAGCGAAGAGACCGCCGCTGAGGCACAGACGGTCGCGGCGGCGGCCGACGAGCAGACCGCGGCGACCGACGAGGTCGCCGAGCGGATGGCCGCGCTCGCGGAGCGCACGGAAGACCTCGCGGCGCTGCTCGGCGAGTTCGAGGTGCTGGAGGACGCCGGCGGGGGCACAGACGGGGATGCTGGTGCGAACAGCGACGGACGCACGAGTGCTGCCGCCACCGACGGCGGCCCGAGCGCGGCGTTCGACTGGGGCGAGTAG
- a CDS encoding DUF5789 family protein, which yields MADETDEDEEPAVELGEGEPVEGAPLSRVASRLTWAQQKSEVARKEGDSVVRTPDGSQKLEALLEDVDITYFETRREFEDAVREVVGTGPVPTE from the coding sequence ATGGCTGACGAGACCGACGAGGACGAGGAACCCGCCGTCGAACTCGGCGAGGGCGAGCCGGTCGAGGGCGCGCCGCTGTCGCGCGTGGCGTCCCGACTGACGTGGGCCCAGCAGAAGAGCGAGGTCGCCCGCAAGGAGGGCGATTCGGTCGTCCGGACGCCCGACGGCTCCCAGAAACTCGAAGCGCTCCTCGAAGACGTCGACATCACGTACTTCGAGACGCGCCGCGAGTTCGAGGACGCCGTCCGGGAAGTCGTCGGCACCGGCCCCGTGCCGACCGAGTAG